In Nitrospinota bacterium, a single genomic region encodes these proteins:
- the trpB gene encoding tryptophan synthase subunit beta, translated as MNLPDSNGHFGPFGGRYVIETLMPALEELDREFEKAAHNPKFRKRLSRLGSTYIGRPTPLYRADNLTAHCGGATIYLKREDLTHTGAHKINNTIGQGLLALQMKKKRVIAETGAGQHGVATATAAALFGLQCEVYMGSRDMERQRLNVFRMKLLGARVNKVETGSQTLKDATSEAIRDWIASVGDTHYIIGSVVGPHPFPKIVREFQSVIGQEIKFQIIAKEGRLPDVAVACVGGGSNAMGTFYPFLNDEEVRLVGVEAAGMGLSTGMHGATLAMGKVGVLHGSKSYLMTDDDGQVMETHSISAGLDYPGVGPEHAYLKDTGRATYATITDKEALAAFQKLAQLEGIIPAFESAHAIAHAMKLAKKMKKGQVMVVCLSGRGDKDVEAAQKLINGAEAAS; from the coding sequence ATGAATTTACCGGACAGCAACGGCCATTTCGGCCCATTCGGCGGCAGATACGTTATCGAGACGCTCATGCCTGCCCTGGAGGAACTGGACAGGGAGTTTGAGAAGGCGGCGCACAATCCTAAGTTCCGAAAGCGCCTCTCACGCCTCGGTTCCACATACATAGGGAGGCCCACCCCCCTTTACCGGGCGGACAACCTGACGGCCCATTGCGGCGGCGCCACCATTTATTTAAAGCGCGAAGACCTTACCCACACCGGCGCCCACAAGATAAACAACACCATCGGCCAGGGCCTTTTGGCCCTGCAGATGAAGAAGAAAAGGGTGATCGCCGAGACAGGGGCTGGCCAGCACGGGGTGGCAACGGCCACGGCGGCGGCGCTGTTCGGTCTTCAATGCGAAGTTTACATGGGCTCGCGGGACATGGAGCGGCAGAGGCTCAACGTGTTCCGCATGAAACTTCTGGGGGCCAGGGTGAACAAGGTGGAGACCGGCTCGCAAACGCTTAAAGACGCCACAAGCGAGGCGATACGGGATTGGATCGCAAGCGTGGGGGACACTCATTACATAATAGGTTCCGTGGTAGGGCCGCATCCTTTCCCGAAGATCGTGCGGGAGTTCCAGTCGGTGATCGGCCAGGAGATAAAGTTCCAGATCATTGCCAAGGAAGGGCGCCTGCCGGACGTGGCGGTGGCCTGCGTCGGCGGAGGTTCGAACGCAATGGGGACGTTTTACCCGTTCCTGAACGACGAGGAGGTGCGGCTGGTTGGCGTGGAGGCGGCCGGAATGGGGCTTTCCACCGGCATGCACGGCGCCACGCTGGCCATGGGGAAGGTTGGGGTGCTGCACGGATCGAAAAGTTATTTGATGACCGATGACGACGGCCAGGTGATGGAGACCCACTCCATTTCCGCCGGGCTGGACTATCCGGGCGTCGGGCCGGAGCACGCGTATTTGAAGGACACCGGCCGGGCCACGTACGCCACCATCACCGACAAGGAGGCTTTGGCCGCTTTCCAGAAACTTGCCCAGCTGGAAGGGATCATTCCGGCGTTCGAGTCCGCACATGCCATTGCTCACGCCATGAAGCTTGCGAAAAAGATGAAAAAGGGGCAGGTGATGGTGGTATGCCTTTCCGGAAGAGGGGACAAGGACGTGGAAGCGGCGCAGAAATTAATCAACGGCGCCGAAGCGGCGTCTTGA
- a CDS encoding tryptophan synthase subunit alpha, translated as MNGIEGAFARLKRDKRKALVIFLAAGDPSMKATVELVKAAERGGADIVEIGVPFSDPLADGPVIQESFGRAIAKGATLARTFEMVKKIRKESTVPLVFMLTVNLVVNHGVGKFFNDCAAAGVDGIILPDAPPEEAGEFVPSARAAGLCTIMLAAPTSTTARMKKIASIATGFVYYITIKGVTGKTKAVPADAARGIKSLKRLTKLPVLAGFGVTEPSQAKQMAKVSDGVIIGSQAIRVIKGAGSAKKGADALYKYVASVRKAIDSA; from the coding sequence ATGAACGGTATAGAGGGCGCTTTCGCGCGGTTGAAGCGGGACAAGCGCAAGGCGCTGGTGATTTTCCTCGCCGCCGGGGATCCGTCCATGAAAGCCACGGTGGAGCTTGTGAAGGCGGCCGAGCGGGGCGGGGCGGACATTGTGGAGATCGGCGTGCCGTTCTCCGACCCGCTGGCGGACGGGCCTGTGATACAGGAATCTTTCGGCCGCGCCATCGCAAAGGGCGCAACTTTGGCCAGGACTTTTGAGATGGTCAAAAAGATACGCAAAGAAAGCACCGTCCCCCTTGTTTTCATGCTCACGGTGAACCTTGTGGTAAACCACGGGGTCGGCAAATTTTTCAACGACTGCGCGGCGGCTGGGGTGGACGGGATAATCCTTCCGGACGCGCCGCCGGAGGAAGCGGGGGAGTTCGTCCCATCCGCCCGTGCGGCGGGGCTTTGCACGATCATGCTCGCCGCGCCAACGTCCACCACGGCGAGGATGAAAAAGATCGCCTCAATTGCCACGGGTTTCGTCTATTACATCACCATCAAGGGGGTGACGGGGAAGACGAAGGCCGTCCCGGCGGATGCGGCGCGCGGGATAAAGAGCCTGAAGCGGCTCACCAAGTTGCCGGTGCTGGCTGGCTTTGGCGTGACGGAACCGTCGCAGGCCAAACAGATGGCCAAAGTGTCCGACGGTGTGATTATAGGGTCGCAGGCGATCCGTGTGATCAAAGGGGCCGGCTCGGCGAAAAAGGGGGCGGATGCGCTATATAAGTATGTGGCGTCGGTCCGCAAGGCGATAGATTCGGCCTGA
- a CDS encoding exodeoxyribonuclease VII large subunit, whose amino-acid sequence MPEPEEGGRKVYTVAELTAGLKHVIESEFSGLWVEGEISNFKVYPSGHAYFTLKDEEAQIRSVMWKGMRQLLKFEPKDGDKVICRGRLSVYEKRGEYQLTVEAMEPAGLGALQMAFNRLKEKLTAEGLFGEKRKKALPYIAWSVGIITSPAGAVLRDMVRTIKRRFPGLRIVFAPVAVQGDGAKEQIAKAIADMNEYGKVDVIICGRGGGSLEDLWAFNEEIVARAIAGSKIPVVSAVGHETDFTIADFAADARASTPTAAAEIIAPERADVESTIEEFHRRLFVEMRDIVETRSQRLDDAANRLERGALLKTGRMRDKLSAAARHLMAVSPAAQLKNRRERLANAHQRLTGGLTRARDVSSARAAAALSRINAIRPENFVSSRRDALNRAFEKLGERLTASSSIKRKRLEVIAGKLDALSPLKALARGYSIVTSPDGKKIYTRAADLRPGDHVRIKMSDGETQATIRSAGGGKQEKLF is encoded by the coding sequence ATGCCAGAGCCGGAGGAAGGCGGCCGCAAGGTTTACACCGTCGCCGAACTTACCGCCGGGCTTAAGCACGTTATCGAGTCGGAATTCTCCGGCCTTTGGGTGGAGGGTGAAATCTCCAACTTCAAGGTGTATCCCTCCGGCCACGCCTATTTCACCCTCAAGGACGAAGAGGCGCAGATACGTTCCGTCATGTGGAAAGGGATGCGCCAGCTTTTAAAATTCGAGCCTAAGGACGGGGACAAGGTGATCTGCCGGGGGCGGCTTTCCGTCTATGAAAAACGGGGTGAATACCAGCTTACCGTGGAGGCGATGGAGCCCGCCGGACTTGGTGCGCTGCAGATGGCGTTCAACCGGCTGAAGGAAAAGCTGACCGCCGAGGGGCTTTTCGGCGAAAAACGCAAAAAAGCGCTTCCATATATCGCATGGTCGGTGGGGATCATCACCTCCCCGGCGGGCGCTGTGCTGCGGGACATGGTGCGCACAATCAAACGGCGGTTCCCGGGGCTTCGCATAGTGTTCGCCCCCGTGGCTGTTCAGGGGGATGGGGCCAAAGAACAGATCGCAAAGGCCATCGCGGATATGAACGAGTATGGCAAGGTGGACGTGATCATCTGCGGGCGCGGCGGCGGATCGCTGGAGGATCTTTGGGCGTTCAACGAGGAGATCGTGGCGCGGGCCATCGCCGGGTCGAAGATTCCGGTGGTCTCCGCCGTGGGGCACGAGACAGATTTTACGATAGCCGATTTCGCTGCGGACGCGCGCGCCTCCACCCCGACGGCGGCGGCGGAGATAATCGCCCCCGAACGGGCCGACGTGGAGAGCACGATAGAAGAATTTCACCGGCGGCTGTTCGTGGAGATGCGGGACATCGTGGAGACCCGTTCGCAACGTCTCGATGACGCGGCCAACCGGCTGGAACGGGGAGCGTTGTTGAAGACTGGCCGCATGCGCGACAAGCTGTCCGCTGCGGCGAGGCATCTTATGGCGGTAAGCCCCGCGGCGCAGCTTAAGAACCGGCGCGAACGGCTTGCAAATGCCCATCAACGCCTGACAGGGGGGCTTACAAGGGCGCGGGACGTATCATCGGCCAGGGCCGCCGCCGCATTGAGCAGGATAAACGCCATCCGGCCGGAGAATTTTGTTTCGTCCAGGCGTGACGCGCTGAATCGGGCGTTTGAAAAACTTGGCGAACGATTGACGGCGTCGTCCTCTATAAAACGCAAACGGCTGGAGGTCATCGCCGGGAAACTGGATGCGTTAAGCCCGTTAAAGGCCCTTGCGCGGGGCTACAGCATCGTCACCAGCCCCGACGGGAAGAAAATTTACACCCGCGCCGCCGACTTGCGCCCCGGCGACCATGTTCGCATAAAGATGAGCGACGGCGAGACCCAGGCGACGATAAGAAGCGCAGGCGGCGGGAAACAGGAGAAGTTGTTTTAG
- the folD gene encoding bifunctional methylenetetrahydrofolate dehydrogenase/methenyltetrahydrofolate cyclohydrolase FolD yields MTVKIDGKAVAASIREEIKKEITIINKETGNNVTLAVVLVGDNPASQVYVRLKEKACHEVGIQSVQHTIPAEVSMKDILNLIDALNADEKVNGILVQLPLPAHLDADKVLDRIHVDKDVDGFHPLNVGLLSQKLAKLAPCTPAGCIELLDRYNIPIQGANAVVIGRSNIVGKPVATMLLHRNATVTICHSKTKDISKVASQADIIIAAIGSPRFVTADMVKQGAAVIDVGTSKVDNAIVGDVDYENVYPKAGWITPVPGGVGPMTIAMLLSNTLLAYKIQRKLVC; encoded by the coding sequence ATGACGGTAAAGATAGACGGCAAGGCGGTGGCGGCGTCCATCCGGGAAGAAATCAAAAAAGAAATCACGATCATCAATAAAGAGACCGGGAACAATGTGACCCTGGCGGTGGTGCTGGTGGGGGACAATCCGGCCTCCCAGGTGTATGTGCGGCTGAAGGAAAAAGCCTGCCACGAGGTGGGCATACAGTCGGTCCAGCACACCATCCCCGCCGAAGTGTCCATGAAGGATATTTTAAACCTCATTGACGCGCTAAACGCGGACGAGAAGGTGAACGGCATACTGGTGCAGCTGCCGTTGCCGGCCCATCTGGACGCGGACAAGGTGCTCGACCGGATACATGTGGACAAGGACGTGGACGGATTTCACCCGCTCAACGTCGGCCTCCTTTCGCAGAAGCTGGCAAAGCTGGCCCCATGCACCCCCGCCGGGTGCATAGAGTTGCTCGACCGTTACAACATCCCGATACAGGGCGCAAACGCCGTGGTGATCGGCAGGTCCAACATCGTCGGAAAGCCCGTCGCCACCATGCTCCTGCACCGCAACGCCACGGTGACGATATGCCATTCTAAAACGAAGGACATCTCCAAGGTCGCATCCCAGGCGGACATTATCATCGCCGCCATCGGCTCGCCCAGGTTCGTCACGGCGGACATGGTGAAGCAAGGGGCGGCGGTGATAGACGTGGGGACGAGCAAGGTGGACAACGCGATAGTGGGCGATGTGGACTATGAAAACGTGTACCCCAAGGCGGGGTGGATCACCCCCGTCCCCGGCGGCGTTGGGCCGATGACCATCGCCATGCTCCTTTCGAACACCCTGCTGGCGTACAAAATCCAGCGCAAATTGGTCTGCTAG
- a CDS encoding DUF1049 domain-containing protein — MADNLEKQPNGLMAVKLALGLLLVFFIVSFAAKNQQNVLVSYYFGHEYNAPVWFVVVFSFLSGALLASLLWAISLIREKGRSWSLSRKNAKLEDQLRELTQKPPVPVEKSGR, encoded by the coding sequence ATGGCGGACAACCTGGAAAAACAGCCCAACGGCCTTATGGCGGTGAAACTTGCGCTGGGCCTTCTGCTTGTGTTCTTTATAGTGTCGTTCGCGGCGAAAAACCAGCAGAATGTCTTGGTTTCCTACTACTTCGGGCATGAATATAACGCGCCAGTGTGGTTCGTTGTCGTGTTTTCGTTCCTTTCCGGGGCGCTGCTGGCAAGCCTTCTTTGGGCCATATCGCTTATCCGTGAAAAAGGGAGAAGCTGGAGTCTTTCCCGCAAGAACGCCAAGCTGGAGGATCAGCTCCGCGAACTTACGCAAAAACCCCCCGTCCCGGTGGAGAAAAGCGGACGATAA